The genomic region AACGCAGACTATAGCTATGTCTCCAGAGTTAACGTCTTGCTGTTTCCTGACTATTACGACATCTCCAGCATCCATTGTGGGAGACATCGAATCACCCTTGATTACGAGAGCAAAATACTCTCCTTGAGATGCAAGTTTAGGTGATATCTCTTCCCAACCGATAATTTCTTCAATCGCCGTTATGGGTATACCAGCTATAACAGTACCTAGTATGGGTATTTTAATAGCTTTATTGGATTGATCAGATCTGGAATCATTTATTATATCTCCTTTTTTGATTTAATTTTACAAGGAATTAGACATAAAAGTAAAGATAATAGTTTTATCTGACAAATTAATGGGCAATATAAGTTTAGAAATTGTAGTATATTTGGGTATACCTTGTTATAATTATTGGTGAAGAAGGAGATAATATGGGGGTGTTTAAACATGGAAGAAAAAGAAAAGTTGCTTAAAAAATCTAAAGAAATTTTTAGCTTAGTTAGTTGTATGTATTGTTATTATAGTGGTCCTTATAAAATTGAAACTGTTTGTATTTTATTATGTAATGCTTGGGAATTAATGTTGAAAGCTTATATAATCGGTAAGAAGGGGAAAGAAGGAATAGTATATAAAAATAAACAGAATAAGGGTAGGACTATTGGATTAAATGAATGTATAAGTAAAGTATTTACGAATAAGCATGATATATTACGTAAACATTTGGAGTCTGTAATTAGATATAGGAATTCGGTTGTACATTATACAGTTGATAGTTTTGACTTATCTTTATACTCTAAAATAGAGTATTGTATAGTGAATTTTAAAGCGAAAATGTGTGAACTTCACAATGTTAATATGTCCGATATGATAGTTAACCAGGCTAATGAAGAAATCTTAAAAAATGATGTCGATTTGTATAAGTATAGTAAAAAGAGTTTGTGTAGGGAAATAAATAATGTATTGAAATCTTTGGGGATTGAGTTTAAAATCGATAGTCAATCCTTTGAATTGTTTGATAGGGTGTACGGAATTAAAGAAAATAAAGAGTATTGTCTTATAAGTAATGTTAATAACAGGCCATCTTATAGATATTCATCAAGAGTTTTAAATTTTATCGTAGGATTGATACAAAAAAATCCTAACAATATTAAAGAAGTCTTAAAGAATAAAATAAAAAAATAAGCTAACCCCAGGGGCAAAGGAATTCTTGGTTTAATTTATTAAATTAAACCTACTCCTATTTAGGAACCCAGCCTTATCCATCCCAAGTTAGCTTACATTTATATAATATGTACATATCGTGTATATTATTCATATACACTTACATTGTACAATAAATAATTTATAAAATCAATATTTTGTAGGTAAAAATCTGTTTAACTAGGCTTATTTAAGCTGGTTATTTTACTCGGAAATATAAGCTTACATTAAATTTATAAGTGCTTCGCGAAGCTATATTAATACTTGATTGTAGTAGAATAATTGGTATTGCTATTCATAGATGAATTATGTAGAATATTAGTGTTCGCAAAAATGGTGTGTCTATTTATGATTAGCAGCTGTTTTTAAATTTAACGGTCGCACCTCACGCAGGTGCGTGGATTGAAATTTATTTGTCCAAATTCTAAGTTGTCAAATATTTTGTCGCACCTCACGCAGGTGCGTGGATTGAAATTAGTAGGCTTGTCCTCCTTACTTTTAAACTCCCGTCGCACCTCATACAGGTGCGTGGATTGAAATTAAGATTTTTTATTGATGTGTACATAATCACCCCTGTCGCACCTCACGCAGGTGCGTGGATTGAAATCTTTATAATGGATTTGCTTTATGAGTTATTTAGATGTCGCACCTCACGCAGGTGCGTGGATTGAAGGTGTCATACATATAATAAAAACCACTTGAAATTAATCGAGTGGTTTTTAAAATCTCCGTCTAAGTTCTACGACTTTACCAATTATGTGTATAGGTTTGCTTACAATGTCATTTTTATCATAGTACATAGGCTCATATCTAGGATTTAACGACACAAGGCTTATACCGTCCTTGTGTTTTATTATTTTTTTACATGTTGCTTCATCACCATTAACGCAAACTATAGCTATGTCTCCAGAGTTAACGTCTTGCTGTTTCCTGACTATTACGACATCTCCAGCATCCATTGTGGGAGACATGGAGTCTCCTTTAATTTTTAACGCAAAGTACTCTCCTTGAGATGCAAGTTTAGGTGATATCTCTTCCCATCCGATAATCTCCTCAATCGCCGATATTGGGATACCCGCTATTACGGTGCCTAGTATGGGTATTTTTACGCAGGCTTGTACGTTTAGACCAAGACCATTTTTATATGATATTACTTTAGTAGAACTGGTAACTTGTATAGGTTGCTGTGCATTGATAAATTCAATATGATCTTGATCATTTAATAGTACGGATTCATCGATTCCTAATGCTTGGGCAATTATTTTAATTTTGGACTGAGGAATATCGTTGATACCAGTCTCTATCTTATTTATTGTAGACCTAGCTTTATAACCGCACCTTTTTGCCAATTCATCTTGCGACAATCCACGCATTAGTCTAATACGTTTGATTTTGTCGCCTAGTTTCTTTTTTTCAATATTATTAGTATCCATGTATAAATTATAGTAAGCAATATGTCAATCAGTCAATAAAAACAGCCTTTTTAATAAAAAAATGTTGACTTTACATAAACAAGGTGGTAAAGTGTGATTGTAGATTAATAATAAACATAATGGACATGGAGGTGAGCAAATGGATAATATAAGGCTAGTGGATTGTATACACAAATCAGGATTAAAACACAAATACATTGCAGGTCAACTGTCATTAAGTAAGCAGGGGTGGAGTAATAAAATCAACAACAGGACAGAGTTTAGGCTGTCAGAAATTAAAAGATTATGCACATTACTTAACCTTGATAGTAAGCAGAGAGATCATATTTTTTTTGAGGATTAAGTAGATTTAAAATATACAAAGTAATGATAAATAACGATAAGTTACGCTAAGTTACAACTAGTTAAATAATAACGTAAAAATAGATTGAAAAAAGAAAAAGGCAAGCCAATAACTAAGCTTACCTTCTCGTTGGGTCATCTGATCTACCGACCAAATAATCAATAGATATATTGTAATAATCAGCTAATTTAATCAACGTATCATATTTAGGTTTAGATTTCCCATATTCGAGATTTTGATATGATCTATCGTTGATTTTAAGATAATTGGCTATATCTAATTGTGTTAGATTATTAGATAATCTTAGGGTTTTTAGTCTATCTTTAAAATCCATAAAAACATACCTTATTAAAAAATAAATAAAAATAGTTGACACGAACTAAACCTCGTGATATAGTGTATCTTGTAGACGAGGTAAACACCGTATCAATTTTAAAGGAGGCGTATGAATAATTTAAAAAAAATTCGAAATAAAGCTGGTCTAACCCAGATGTATTTATCTAGTCTGATAAATATAAACGTGCGTAGCTACCAGAGTATAGAGCTCGGTAAAAGTTTACCGAGAGTAGATAGAGCATTAGCAATAGCAAAGATATTAAATACAACTGTGGAAGAACTATTTGGTAAAGATAAGTAATGCTAAATTACGCTACGTTACAACTAAGTAAATAATAACATAAAAAGGAGATTGAGACAAATGGCAAATGACATAAAAGTATTTGAGCATGATGAATTTGGACAAATAAGAACAGTTTTAATTAATGAATGACCAAACATGGTTTGTTGGAAAAGATGTAGCTAGGGCTTTAGGATATGCAAATGGAAGCAGAGATATAAATAGACATGTTGAGATCGAGGATAAAGTTTTGAGAAAATTACCACAATACCAAAACGGTAGTTTGGTATCAAACACAGTATTAATCAACGAATCAGGATTGTACAGTTTAATTTTATCAAGCAAATTGCCTAAAGCTAAGAAATTTAAAAGATGGGTGACTAGTGATGTATTACCATCAATACGGAATACAGGGGCTTATATAGCATCTAACAGACTTGATGAGTTAGATGATAGGGTTAAAAAATTAGAATCTAAAACAGTAATTGGCAAAGCCCAAAAGCCGATTGTGGGGGTTAACACATCAGAAATAGCATTTAGTTTAGGGATATCGCCTAAAGCTTTATTTGAATTTTTGAGATCGACTGGAGTCGCTAATCGTAAATGGGATAAATACGAGTTGCACGATGATTATGTTGGATTTGGTTATATCCAGAATGCAAGAGTAGCTTATGAGAGATGCTACGAAAAAAGAATTAAATTTTGGACGCTTAAAGGCGTTTGGTTTGTAATGGATTTATATAATAAAAGGCAAGCCAATAACTAAGCTTACCTTCTAGTTGGATTAGTAGTCTCGCCGACTAAATAATCAATAGATACATCGAAAAACCTTGCCAAAGCTATTAGTATATCAAAAGTAGGTTTGCGAGCATTCAACTCATAATTTTGTATACCTCTTTCGCTTATCCCTATAGCTTTAGCTAAATCTTTTTGGGTTATATTATTTTTAAGCCTTAAACCTTTTAAATGATTACCAAAATCAAACATTTTACACATCTCGCTAAAAATTTTATTAAAAATAGTTGACACGAACAATTGTTC from Candidatus Arthromitus sp. SFB-mouse-Japan harbors:
- a CDS encoding LexA family protein, whose amino-acid sequence is MKKGDIINDSRSDQSNKAIKIPILGTVIAGIPITAIEEIIGWEEISPKLASQGEYFALVIKGDSMSPTMDAGDVVIVRKQQDVNSGDIAIVCVNGDEATCKKIIKHKDGISLVSLNPRYEPMYYDKNDIADKPIHIIGKVVELRRRF
- a CDS encoding DUF3644 domain-containing protein: MEEKEKLLKKSKEIFSLVSCMYCYYSGPYKIETVCILLCNAWELMLKAYIIGKKGKEGIVYKNKQNKGRTIGLNECISKVFTNKHDILRKHLESVIRYRNSVVHYTVDSFDLSLYSKIEYCIVNFKAKMCELHNVNMSDMIVNQANEEILKNDVDLYKYSKKSLCREINNVLKSLGIEFKIDSQSFELFDRVYGIKENKEYCLISNVNNRPSYRYSSRVLNFIVGLIQKNPNNIKEVLKNKIKK
- a CDS encoding helix-turn-helix domain-containing protein, with protein sequence MRGLSQDELAKRCGYKARSTINKIETGINDIPQSKIKIIAQALGIDESVLLNDQDHIEFINAQQPIQVTSSTKVISYKNGLGLNVQACVKIPILGTVIAGIPISAIEEIIGWEEISPKLASQGEYFALKIKGDSMSPTMDAGDVVIVRKQQDVNSGDIAIVCVNGDEATCKKIIKHKDGISLVSLNPRYEPMYYDKNDIVSKPIHIIGKVVELRRRF
- a CDS encoding DUF739 family protein gives rise to the protein MDNIRLVDCIHKSGLKHKYIAGQLSLSKQGWSNKINNRTEFRLSEIKRLCTLLNLDSKQRDHIFFED
- a CDS encoding helix-turn-helix domain-containing protein gives rise to the protein MDFKDRLKTLRLSNNLTQLDIANYLKINDRSYQNLEYGKSKPKYDTLIKLADYYNISIDYLVGRSDDPTRR
- a CDS encoding helix-turn-helix transcriptional regulator; protein product: MYLSSLININVRSYQSIELGKSLPRVDRALAIAKILNTTVEELFGKDK
- a CDS encoding BRO family protein, coding for MNDQTWFVGKDVARALGYANGSRDINRHVEIEDKVLRKLPQYQNGSLVSNTVLINESGLYSLILSSKLPKAKKFKRWVTSDVLPSIRNTGAYIASNRLDELDDRVKKLESKTVIGKAQKPIVGVNTSEIAFSLGISPKALFEFLRSTGVANRKWDKYELHDDYVGFGYIQNARVAYERCYEKRIKFWTLKGVWFVMDLYNKRQANN
- a CDS encoding helix-turn-helix domain-containing protein gives rise to the protein MFDFGNHLKGLRLKNNITQKDLAKAIGISERGIQNYELNARKPTFDILIALARFFDVSIDYLVGETTNPTRR